A single genomic interval of Arachis duranensis cultivar V14167 chromosome 7, aradu.V14167.gnm2.J7QH, whole genome shotgun sequence harbors:
- the LOC110273583 gene encoding uncharacterized protein LOC110273583 has translation MGFGSRWRAWIRECITSTSISILINGSPTKPFKMKRGLRQRDPLSPFLFVLVVDVLNKMIGEAVRNRRISPLLVGSDNIELWHLQFVDNTILFCPPEEDTVRNYQRLLRCFEIMSGLSINFDKSNLIPVNCSQEWPVIDNVEEKLSLWKSKVLSKAGKLRRFFWGKEDGQPGMALVKWEMVQAPKKLGDYSLWKKIVCSCNNLKPDHLLSTQALPVRGDPWRDICQLRIKDQHARQKMIDGLAMEEQTMDDEILNYRFANEIWKGLVPPKVELFTWFILIGRVNTKERLRRFGIIEGNDNLCVLCKKEVETVQHLFVTYEYSWQVWIGVVLNP, from the exons ATGGGTTTTGGGAGTAGATGGAGGGCATGGATCAGAGAGTGTATAACATCAACATCTATTTCTATTCTGATTAATGGGTCACCAACGAAACCGTTCAAGATGAAGAGGGGGCTACGGCAAAGAGATCCATTATCGCCATTTTTGTTTGTCTTGGTGGTGGATGTACTTAATAAGATGATCGGAGAGGCGGTAAGGAACAGGCGTATCTCTCCGCTGCTAGTCGGTAGCGATAATATAGAGTTATGGCATCTACAATTTGTTGATAACACTATATTGTTCTGTCCGCCAGAAGAAGACACAGTGAGAAATTATCAGAGACTTTTGAGATGCTTTGAAATAATGTCGGGGTTAAGTATAAATTTTGACAAGTCCAATTTGATCCCAGTGAATTGCAGTCAGGAGTGG CCGGTTATAGATAATGTGGAAGAAAAGCTTAGCTTGTGGAAATCAAAGGTCCTTAGTAAGGCCGGAAAGCTG AGGAGATTCTTTTGGGGGAAGGAAGATGGACAACCTGGCATGGCTCTTGTTAAGTGGGAGATGGTCCAGGCACCGAAGAAGCTAGGGG ATTATTCGTTATGGAAGAAAATTGTGTGCTCCTGCAACAACTTAAAGCCAGATCATCTGCTATCAACTCAGGCTCTACCAGTGAGAGGAGACCCGTGGAGAGACATATGCCAGTTGCGAATAAAGGACCAACATGCTCGACAGAAGATGATTGATGGACTGGCTATGGAG GAACAGACTATGGACGATGAGATTCTGAACTATAGATTTGCAAATGAGATTTGGAAAGGACTGGTCCCGCCTAAAGTAGAGTTGTTCACCTGGTTTATCCTAATAGGTCGGGTAAATACAAAAGAGCGACTAAGAAGGTTCGGGATCATTGAAGGGAATGATAATCTGTGCGTCTTGTGCAAGAAGGAGGTTGAAACTGTGCAACACCTCTTTGTTACTTATGAGTACTCCTGGCAGGTCTG GATTGGTGTGGTTCTTAACCCATAA
- the LOC107458997 gene encoding auxin-responsive protein IAA26, whose protein sequence is MSLPSFVMVIYSSFHFLTLFLNRTAPGPVVGWPPIRSFRKNLANSSSSSKPPPPPPEHHSKVVVGGKGMFVKINMDGVPIGRKVDLNAYDSYENLSNAVDQLFKGLLAAQRDSSGGGVNKLQEEEKVITGLLDGSGEYTLVYEDNEGDRMLVGDVPWHMFVSTVKRLRVLKSSELSAFTLGGKQDKDAT, encoded by the exons ATGTCTCTGCCTTCATTTGTTATGGTTATCTACTCTTCCTTCCACTTTCTGACCCTCTTTCTGAACAGAACTGCTCCAGGTCCAGTAGTGGGTTGGCCTCCAATCCGTTCATTCAGGAAGAACCTTGCAAATAGCAGCAGCTCTTCAAagccacctcctcctcctcctgaGCACCATAGCAAGGTGGTGGTTGGTGGAAAAGGCATGTTTGTCAAGATCAACATGGATGGTGTTCCCATTGGTAGAAAAGTTGACCTCAATGCTTACGATAGCTATGAAAATCTCTCCAATGCTGTGGACCAACTCTTCAAAGGCCTTCTTGCTG CTCAAAGAGATTCCTCTGGTGGTGGAGTTAACAAGCtacaagaggaagagaaagtgATAACAGGTTTATTAGATGGAAGTGGAGAGTATACTCTTGTTTATGAGGATAATGAAGGAGACAGGATGCTTGTTGGGGATGTGCCATGGCA CATGTTCGTATCAACAGTGAAGAGGCTGCGAGTCTTGAAGAGTTCTGAGCTTTCTGCCTTTACCC TTGGTggtaagcaagacaaagatgcAACTTGA
- the LOC107458986 gene encoding clavaminate synthase-like protein At3g21360 — translation MVASEAFVEIQVPQQKVYDGVRFPAVVAPPAATTVSLTESIKGNREYLDSLIRERGAVVFRGFPIQNPSDFNDVVEAFGWEEFPYHGGAAPRTNVIGRVFTANESPPEQNIHFHHEMALYPEYPGKLFFYCDVAPEKGGETPIVLSHVVYDRMKEKHPEFIERIEKLGLFYTRHTQEEDDPTPIGRGWKSTFATNDKKVAEERAAKLNIKLEWLENGIVKETIGPVPGVKYVKSRQKSIWFNHSMGWDDPKKPVIFADGEALPLDAAKDALRMLEEESVDLPWQKGDILLIDNLAVLHGRRACNTPRRVLAALVK, via the exons ATGGTGGCATCAGAGGCATTCGTGGAGATCCAGGTTCCACAGCAGAAGGTTTACGACGGAGTTAGGTTTCCGGCAGTGGTGGCTCCTCCTGCAGCAACGACGGTGTCACTTACTGAGTCTATCAAGGGCAACAGAGAGTATCTGGACTCTCTGATTCGGGAAAGAGGTGCCGTGGTGTTCAGAGGATTCCCGATCCAAAACCCCTCTGACTTCAACGACGTCGTAGAAGCCTTCGGCTGGGAGGAGTTCCCCTACCACGGTGGCGCCGCTCCCCGCACCAACGTTATTGGCCGTGTGTTCACCGCCAATGAGTCCCCACCGGAGCAGAACATCCACTTCCACCACGAGATGGCCTTG TACCCTGAGTACCCCGGGAAGTTGTTTTTCTACTGTGACGTGGCGCCGGAGAAGGGAGGAGAAACACCAATAGTATTGAGCCACGTGGTGTATGATAGAATGAAGGAGAAGCACCCTGAGTTCATTGAGCGCATAGAGAAGCTTGGCTTGTTCTACACTAGGCACACTCAGGAAGAAGACGATCCTACCCCTATTGGCCGTGGCTGGAAATCTACCTTCGCCACCAATGATAAGAAAGTTGCTGAAGAAAG GGCTGCTAAGCTGAACATAAAGTTGGAATGGTTGGAAAATGGAATAGTGAAGGAAACAATAGGGCCAGTGCCAGGAGTGAAGTATGTGAAGAGCAGACAAAAGAGTATATGGTTCAACCACTCCATGGGCTGGGATGACCCTAAGAAACCCGTGATATTCGCGGACGGGGAGGCGCTGCCGCTCGATGCGGCCAAAGATGCTCTCAGAatgctggaggaggaatctgTTGACCTTCCTTGGCAGAAAGGAGATATTCTCTTGATTGACAATTTGGCTGTCCTTCATGGCCGTAGAGCATGCAACACCCCTCGCAGAGTCCTCGCTGCACTTGTTAAATAG